Proteins encoded by one window of Microcebus murinus isolate Inina chromosome 2, M.murinus_Inina_mat1.0, whole genome shotgun sequence:
- the LOC142876859 gene encoding large ribosomal subunit protein eL37-like, with product MTKGTSSFGKRRNKTHTLCRRCGSKAYHLQKSTCGKCGYPAKRKRKYNWSAKAKRRNTTGPGRMRHLKIVYRRFRHGFREGTTPKPKRAAVAASSSS from the coding sequence ATGACGAAGGGGACGTCATCATTTGGTAAGCGTCGCAATAAGACGCATACGTTGTGCCGCCGTTGTGGCTCTAAGGCCTACCACCTTCAAAAGTCAACCTGTGGCAAATGTGGCTACCCTGCCAAGCGCAAGAGAAAGTATAATTGGAGTGCGAAGGCTAAAAGACGAAATACCACCGGGCCCGGTCGGATGAGGCACCTAAAAATTGTATACCGCAGATTCAGGCATGGATTCCGTGAAGGAACAACACCTAAACCCAAGAGGGCAGCTGTTGCAGCATCCAGTTCATCTTAA